One genomic segment of Coffea arabica cultivar ET-39 chromosome 6e, Coffea Arabica ET-39 HiFi, whole genome shotgun sequence includes these proteins:
- the LOC113693253 gene encoding uncharacterized protein — protein MQIAPISPYKGVRYHLSEWSATGNKPQNFKELLNLRHSIARNVIERTFGLFKKRWAILRDAYFFDVKTHVMTINACAILHNLIRVEQPNDPYLDEVDAEMQRVQHEVDDEDEMEDEDEEDGMEGDGPNNDGGINAINENQI, from the coding sequence ATGCAAATAGCCCCGATTTCTCCATATAAGGGAGTTAGATATCATCTTAGTGAGTGGTCTGCTACTGGGAACAAGCCTCAAAATTTTAAAGAGTTATTGAACCTTCGACATTCAATTGCTCGAAATGTGATTGAAAGGACATTTGGTTTGTTCAAGAAGCGATGGGCCATTTTGAGAGATGCATATTTTTTTGATGTTAAGACTCATGTCATGACAATTAATGCATGTGCCATCCTTCATAATCTTATTCGAGTAGAACAACCAAATGATCCTTACTTGGATGAAGTTGATGCTGAGATGCAAAGAGTACAACATGaggttgatgatgaagatgaaatggaagatGAAGATGAGGAAGATGGAATGGAAGGTGATGGTCCAAATAATGATGGCGGCATAAATGCTATTAATGAGAATCAAATTTGA